A stretch of the Neisseria sp. DTU_2020_1000833_1_SI_GRL_NUU_006 genome encodes the following:
- the trpB gene encoding tryptophan synthase subunit beta, with translation MKNYQAPDEKGFFGEHGGLYVSETLIPALQELADAYQAAKNDPSFWEEFHRDLKHYVGRPSPVYHAARLSEHLGGAQIWLKREDLNHTGAHKVNNTIGQALLARRMGKKRVIAETGAGQHGVASATVAARFGMTCDVYMGADDIQRQMPNVFRMKLLGANVVSVDSGSRTLKDAMNEAMREWVARVDDTFYIIGTAAGPAPYPEMVRDFQCVIGNEAKAQMQEAIGRQPDVAVACVGGGSNAIGLFHPYIGEENVRLVGVEAGGLGVDTPDHAAPITSKAPIGVLHGFRSYLMQDENGQVLGTHSVSAGLDYPGIGPEHSHLNDIKRVEYTVAKDDEALEAFDLLCRFEGIIPALESSHALAWAVANAPKMGKDQVILVNLSGRGDKDINTVAKLKGIEL, from the coding sequence ATGAAAAACTACCAAGCGCCCGACGAGAAGGGCTTTTTCGGCGAACACGGCGGACTTTACGTCTCCGAAACCCTGATTCCCGCCTTGCAAGAGCTGGCGGATGCCTATCAAGCAGCGAAAAACGACCCGTCGTTTTGGGAAGAGTTCCACCGCGATTTGAAACACTACGTCGGCAGACCCAGCCCCGTTTACCATGCCGCGCGATTGTCCGAGCATTTGGGCGGCGCGCAAATCTGGTTGAAGCGCGAAGACTTGAACCACACCGGCGCGCACAAGGTAAACAACACCATCGGTCAGGCGCTGCTTGCCCGCCGCATGGGCAAAAAACGCGTCATTGCCGAAACCGGTGCAGGTCAGCACGGCGTGGCTTCCGCTACCGTCGCCGCCCGCTTCGGCATGACTTGCGACGTGTACATGGGCGCGGACGACATCCAGCGCCAAATGCCCAACGTGTTCCGCATGAAATTGTTGGGCGCAAACGTGGTCAGCGTCGACAGCGGCAGCCGCACACTGAAAGACGCAATGAACGAAGCCATGCGCGAATGGGTCGCCCGCGTGGACGACACGTTCTACATCATCGGCACCGCCGCCGGCCCTGCGCCGTATCCCGAAATGGTGCGCGATTTCCAATGCGTTATCGGCAACGAAGCCAAAGCGCAGATGCAGGAAGCCATCGGCAGACAGCCCGATGTCGCCGTTGCCTGCGTCGGCGGCGGCTCGAACGCCATCGGTCTGTTCCACCCGTATATTGGTGAAGAAAACGTGCGCCTCGTCGGCGTGGAAGCCGGCGGTTTGGGCGTGGACACCCCCGACCACGCCGCGCCGATTACCAGCAAAGCCCCCATCGGCGTATTGCACGGCTTCCGCAGCTACCTGATGCAGGACGAAAACGGTCAAGTCTTGGGGACGCACTCCGTTTCCGCAGGCCTTGACTACCCCGGCATCGGCCCGGAACACAGCCACCTGAACGACATCAAACGCGTCGAATACACCGTCGCCAAAGACGACGAAGCACTCGAAGCCTTTGATTTGTTGTGCCGCTTCGAAGGCATCATCCCCGCGCTCGAATCCAGCCACGCCCTCGCATGGGCAGTCGCCAACGCGCCGAAAATGGGCAAAGACCAAGTGATTCTGGTCAACCTGTCCGGCCGCGGCGATAAAGACATCAATACCGTGGCGAAGTTGAAAGGGATTGAGTTGTAA
- the mutM gene encoding bifunctional DNA-formamidopyrimidine glycosylase/DNA-(apurinic or apyrimidinic site) lyase yields MPELPEVETTLRGISPHIQGKKVADVVLRQTKLRWQVNPQLAELLAGQEVLSCRRRAKYLIIGFATGILLIHLGMSGSLRIFTDGDTRIDHPDKHDHADIVFADGTVLRYHDPRKFGAILWYEGIAEHHPLLEKLGPEPLSDDFSAEYLYQKFKTQKRAVKLALMDNAVVVGVGNIYANESLFKSGISPHRPADKVKKKECAVLVETIKAVLQRAIETGGSTLRDFVNSDGKSGYFQQEYTVYGRHNEPCVRCGGLVQKEVLGQRGTFYCPNCQK; encoded by the coding sequence ATGCCGGAATTGCCTGAAGTGGAAACGACGTTGCGCGGTATCAGCCCGCATATTCAAGGTAAAAAGGTGGCGGATGTCGTGTTGCGCCAAACCAAGCTGCGCTGGCAGGTCAATCCGCAGTTGGCGGAGCTTTTGGCGGGGCAGGAAGTATTGAGTTGTCGTCGGCGGGCGAAATATCTGATTATTGGTTTTGCAACGGGTATTTTATTGATTCATCTGGGCATGTCGGGCAGCTTGCGGATTTTTACGGACGGCGATACGCGGATTGATCATCCCGACAAACACGACCATGCGGACATTGTGTTTGCGGACGGAACGGTATTGCGCTATCACGACCCGCGTAAATTCGGCGCGATTCTGTGGTATGAAGGCATTGCCGAGCATCATCCGCTTCTTGAAAAACTGGGCCCCGAGCCGCTTTCAGACGACTTCTCCGCCGAGTATCTGTACCAAAAATTTAAAACACAAAAACGCGCGGTCAAGCTGGCTCTGATGGACAATGCCGTCGTGGTCGGCGTGGGCAATATTTATGCGAACGAAAGCCTGTTTAAATCGGGCATCTCGCCACACCGCCCTGCGGACAAGGTTAAGAAAAAAGAATGCGCTGTCTTGGTGGAAACGATTAAAGCGGTATTGCAGCGCGCGATTGAAACCGGCGGTAGCACGTTGCGCGACTTCGTCAACAGCGACGGAAAAAGCGGCTATTTCCAGCAGGAATATACGGTGTACGGCAGGCACAACGAACCCTGCGTCCGTTGCGGCGGTTTGGTGCAGAAGGAAGTTTTGGGGCAGCGCGGGACGTTTTATTGTCCGAACTGCCAAAAATAA
- a CDS encoding fumarate hydratase, which translates to MTVIKQEDFIQSICDAFQFISYYHPKDYIDALYKAWQKEENPAAKDAMTQILVNSRMCAENNRPICQDTGIATVFLKVGMNVQWDADMSVEEMVNEGVRRAYTWEGNTLRASVLADPAGKRQNTKDNTPAVIHMSIVPGDKVEVTCAAKGGGSENKSKLAMLNPSDNIVDWVLKTIPTMGAGWCPPGILGIGIGGTPEKAVLMAKESLMSHIDIQELQEKAASGAELSTTEALRLELFEKVNALGIGAQGLGGLSTVLDVKILDYPTHAASKPIAMIPNCAATRHVEFELDGSGPVELTPPRVEDWPDLTYSPDNGKRIDVDKLTKEEVASWKTGDVLLLNGKILTGRDAAHKRLVDMLNKGEELPVDFTNRLIYYVGPVDPVGDEVVGPAGPTTATRMDKFTRQMLEQTGLLGMIGKSERGAATCEAIADNKAVYLMAVGGAAYLVAKAIKSSKVLAFPELGMEAVYEFEVKDMPVTVAVDSKGESIHATAPRKWQAKIGIIPVES; encoded by the coding sequence ATGACCGTCATTAAGCAAGAAGACTTTATCCAAAGTATCTGCGATGCCTTCCAATTCATCAGCTATTACCATCCGAAAGACTACATCGACGCACTCTATAAGGCGTGGCAGAAGGAAGAAAATCCCGCCGCCAAAGACGCGATGACGCAGATTTTGGTCAACAGCCGCATGTGTGCGGAAAACAACCGACCCATCTGTCAAGATACCGGTATCGCAACCGTCTTCCTCAAAGTCGGCATGAACGTCCAATGGGATGCGGACATGAGCGTGGAAGAGATGGTTAACGAAGGCGTACGCCGTGCCTACACTTGGGAAGGCAATACGCTGCGTGCGTCCGTCCTCGCCGACCCCGCCGGCAAACGCCAAAACACCAAAGACAACACCCCCGCCGTCATCCATATGAGCATCGTGCCGGGCGACAAAGTCGAAGTAACCTGCGCGGCAAAAGGCGGTGGCTCTGAAAACAAATCCAAACTCGCCATGCTCAATCCCTCCGACAACATCGTCGATTGGGTATTGAAAACCATCCCGACCATGGGCGCGGGCTGGTGTCCTCCCGGCATCTTGGGCATCGGTATCGGCGGTACGCCCGAAAAAGCCGTGTTGATGGCAAAAGAATCCCTGATGAGCCACATCGACATTCAAGAGTTGCAGGAAAAAGCCGCGTCCGGTGCAGAATTGTCCACCACCGAAGCCCTGCGCCTCGAACTCTTTGAAAAAGTCAACGCGCTGGGCATCGGCGCACAAGGTTTGGGCGGTCTGAGCACCGTGTTGGATGTCAAAATCCTCGATTACCCGACCCATGCCGCTTCTAAGCCGATTGCTATGATTCCGAACTGCGCCGCCACCCGCCACGTCGAGTTTGAATTGGACGGCTCAGGCCCGGTCGAACTGACTCCGCCGCGCGTTGAAGACTGGCCAGATTTGACTTACAGCCCCGACAACGGCAAACGCATCGATGTCGACAAACTGACCAAAGAAGAAGTTGCCAGCTGGAAAACCGGCGACGTATTGCTGCTGAACGGCAAAATCCTCACCGGCCGCGATGCCGCACACAAACGCCTCGTCGATATGCTCAACAAAGGCGAAGAATTGCCCGTCGATTTCACCAACCGCCTGATTTACTACGTCGGTCCCGTCGATCCGGTCGGCGATGAAGTCGTCGGCCCGGCAGGCCCGACCACCGCTACCCGCATGGACAAATTCACCCGCCAAATGCTCGAACAAACCGGCCTCTTGGGCATGATCGGTAAATCCGAGCGCGGCGCAGCCACCTGCGAAGCCATCGCCGACAACAAAGCCGTGTACCTCATGGCAGTCGGCGGTGCGGCATACCTCGTGGCAAAAGCCATCAAATCCTCCAAAGTCTTGGCATTCCCCGAATTGGGCATGGAAGCAGTTTACGAGTTTGAAGTCAAAGACATGCCCGTAACCGTCGCCGTGGACAGCAAAGGCGAATCCATCCACGCCACCGCCCCGCGCAAATGGCAGGCAAAAATCGGCATCATCCCCGTCGAGTCCTAA
- a CDS encoding methyltransferase domain-containing protein, whose protein sequence is MEEWFERTIIGRYTAEREKQFFAHYLERFAPCHVQTVVQQGGQWLGLSENVVAIPRDVLMTADAMAWESHSIDVLLMPHSHETAALTQVLHEASRVLKPEGRLVLTGFNPKSLWFFSKWFDGARLPKKEHCLTLSALKQQLADLDFEVEFGKFMVYLPAVNSQKGLRFWRFMEKAGDRWWPQCAAVYGLVLVKRMAGVTPLPEFEKILGTQTVALGAARISD, encoded by the coding sequence ATGGAAGAATGGTTTGAACGGACTATTATCGGCCGCTATACGGCGGAGCGGGAAAAGCAGTTTTTTGCGCATTACTTGGAGCGGTTTGCTCCTTGCCATGTTCAGACCGTTGTCCAACAAGGCGGTCAATGGTTGGGGTTGTCTGAAAACGTGGTTGCCATACCCCGTGATGTATTGATGACGGCAGATGCTATGGCTTGGGAGAGTCATTCTATTGATGTGCTGCTGATGCCGCACAGTCATGAAACTGCCGCGCTGACGCAAGTGCTGCATGAAGCGTCCAGGGTGTTGAAACCTGAAGGGCGGTTGGTTTTGACGGGGTTTAATCCGAAATCTTTGTGGTTTTTCAGTAAGTGGTTTGATGGAGCGCGTTTGCCTAAAAAGGAGCATTGCCTGACTTTGTCCGCTTTGAAGCAGCAGTTGGCGGATTTGGATTTTGAGGTGGAGTTCGGAAAGTTTATGGTGTACCTGCCTGCTGTGAATTCGCAAAAGGGGCTGCGGTTTTGGCGTTTTATGGAGAAGGCGGGGGACAGGTGGTGGCCGCAGTGCGCGGCGGTGTACGGTTTGGTTTTGGTCAAGCGTATGGCGGGGGTGACGCCCTTGCCGGAGTTTGAAAAAATATTGGGAACGCAGACGGTGGCTTTGGGCGCGGCGCGGATTTCGGATTGA
- a CDS encoding redoxin family protein, protein MALQDRTGQKVPSVVFRTRVGDTWKDVSTDDLFKGKKVVVFSLPGAFTPTCSSSHLPRYNELFGAFKENGVDAIYCVSVNDTFVMNAWAAEEEADNIYMIPDGNGEFTEGMGMLVGKEDLGFGKRSWRYSMLVNDGVVEKMFIEPEEPGDPFKVSDADTMLKFIAPDWKAQESVAIFTKPGCQFCAKAKKALQDKGLSYEEIVLGKDATVTSVRAITGKMTAPQVFIGGKYIGGSEDLEAYLAKN, encoded by the coding sequence ATGGCTTTGCAAGATCGTACCGGTCAAAAAGTACCTTCCGTCGTATTCCGTACCCGCGTGGGCGACACTTGGAAAGATGTTTCCACCGATGATTTGTTCAAAGGCAAAAAAGTAGTCGTATTCTCTCTACCCGGCGCATTTACTCCGACTTGTTCTTCTTCCCACCTGCCGCGTTACAACGAATTGTTCGGCGCGTTCAAAGAAAACGGCGTTGACGCAATCTACTGCGTATCTGTAAACGATACTTTCGTGATGAACGCTTGGGCTGCCGAAGAAGAAGCTGACAACATCTACATGATTCCTGATGGCAACGGCGAATTTACCGAAGGCATGGGCATGCTGGTCGGCAAAGAAGACTTGGGCTTCGGCAAACGCTCTTGGCGTTACTCCATGCTGGTTAACGACGGCGTGGTTGAAAAAATGTTCATCGAGCCTGAAGAGCCGGGTGATCCTTTCAAAGTGTCTGACGCTGACACTATGTTGAAATTCATCGCTCCTGACTGGAAAGCTCAAGAGTCTGTTGCCATCTTCACCAAACCCGGCTGCCAATTCTGCGCTAAAGCTAAAAAAGCTTTGCAAGACAAAGGTCTGTCTTACGAAGAAATCGTATTGGGCAAAGATGCGACTGTTACTTCCGTTCGCGCCATCACCGGCAAGATGACTGCTCCTCAAGTCTTCATCGGCGGCAAATACATCGGTGGTAGCGAAGATTTGGAAGCTTACTTGGCTAAAAACTAA
- a CDS encoding 2Fe-2S iron-sulfur cluster-binding protein, producing MSENLLTLTIDGHEVKASADSSIIQAYARSGSAITANVGCMGQGVCGSCRCMIRKEGEHEVTTALACETKVEEGMQVSFLDYFIPEHIQYYDVSEVGDGWNWLDDTAKAFPEAQHCRHCGGCNRACPKGLEVENGVAQVVSGDFGAAALTFDQCVMCNLCTLSCPEHIRPNHLGLFARRMKAARTLRPVDLMRRLQEIDSGKMKVKFEEEAM from the coding sequence ATGAGTGAAAACTTGTTAACCCTGACCATAGACGGCCACGAGGTCAAAGCCTCCGCCGACTCGTCAATCATTCAGGCCTATGCCCGTTCAGGCAGCGCGATTACTGCCAACGTCGGCTGTATGGGGCAAGGCGTGTGCGGTTCGTGCCGCTGCATGATCCGCAAGGAAGGCGAGCACGAGGTAACGACTGCATTGGCGTGTGAAACCAAAGTCGAAGAAGGGATGCAGGTCAGCTTCTTGGACTACTTCATTCCCGAGCATATCCAATATTACGACGTGAGCGAGGTCGGCGACGGCTGGAACTGGCTGGACGACACCGCCAAAGCCTTCCCCGAAGCGCAACACTGCCGTCATTGCGGCGGCTGCAACAGAGCCTGCCCCAAAGGTTTGGAAGTGGAAAACGGCGTAGCGCAAGTGGTATCGGGCGATTTCGGCGCGGCTGCGCTGACCTTTGATCAATGCGTGATGTGCAACCTCTGCACCCTTTCCTGCCCCGAACACATCCGTCCGAACCACTTAGGTCTGTTCGCCCGCCGCATGAAAGCGGCGCGCACGCTGCGTCCGGTGGATTTGATGCGCCGCCTGCAAGAAATCGACAGCGGCAAAATGAAAGTCAAATTTGAAGAGGAGGCAATGTGA
- a CDS encoding FAD-binding protein, whose protein sequence is MANEIQGIDYETALANLRASSLELRGDLPEKNELLSQFHPDYQANARVKLPIGPNTGDYCHPDLAKLLISHPLIDDYDLSGAEHLNTDVLVIGGGGAGAAAALSATEAGARVIMANKLRIGDSNTVMAEGGIQAAVGAEDSLQQHFDDTIKGGHNAGKKELVAQMVTDAPSAIRWLIGLGMTFDLAKGADSNGMLSRKRAGGTTVPRILSYRDFTGLEMMRVLREAVELDENITQLNRHPAIELLSDEHGRCVGAILYDLEKRSLVLVHAKAVVLATGGSGRLHLQGFATSNHYGATADGLVMAYRIGAKLRDIDSFQYHPTGVAHPPHLAGALISEAVRSAGTKLVNGLGERFVDELQPRDVVAAAILRECREGRGVVRDGQVGVFLDTPRLIENDPDVLNRLVTLGHVAHKCGIDPAVEPVMIHPTLHYQNGGVEINGDGATCVEGLYCAGEVTGGIHGRNRLMGNALLDIISFGRRAGKAAANCGLPLKKVRGGVGHVHDLQREMTRAGLTSDIKAPVLYPDYGKFDLREHASLQEQQS, encoded by the coding sequence ATGGCGAACGAAATCCAAGGCATAGACTACGAAACCGCCCTTGCCAACCTGCGCGCTTCCTCATTGGAACTGCGCGGCGACTTGCCGGAAAAAAACGAATTGTTGAGCCAGTTTCACCCCGACTATCAGGCAAATGCGCGCGTCAAACTGCCCATCGGTCCGAACACGGGCGATTACTGCCATCCTGATTTAGCGAAACTGCTGATCAGTCATCCGCTGATTGACGACTATGATTTGTCGGGCGCGGAACACTTGAACACCGACGTGCTGGTTATCGGCGGCGGCGGTGCGGGTGCGGCAGCGGCGTTATCCGCAACCGAAGCAGGCGCACGTGTGATTATGGCGAACAAGCTGCGTATCGGCGACAGCAATACCGTGATGGCCGAAGGCGGCATTCAGGCGGCGGTTGGCGCGGAAGACAGCTTGCAACAGCACTTTGACGACACCATTAAAGGCGGCCACAACGCAGGCAAAAAAGAATTGGTGGCGCAAATGGTTACCGACGCGCCGTCCGCCATCCGTTGGCTGATCGGCTTGGGCATGACTTTCGACCTTGCCAAAGGCGCGGACAGCAACGGCATGTTGAGCCGCAAACGTGCGGGCGGTACGACCGTGCCGCGCATCCTGAGCTACCGCGACTTTACCGGCCTCGAAATGATGCGCGTACTGCGCGAGGCGGTCGAACTTGACGAAAACATTACCCAGCTCAACCGCCACCCCGCCATCGAATTATTGTCGGACGAACACGGCCGCTGCGTCGGCGCGATTTTGTACGATTTGGAAAAACGCTCTTTGGTATTGGTTCACGCCAAAGCCGTGGTCTTGGCAACCGGCGGCAGCGGACGGCTGCATTTGCAGGGTTTCGCCACTTCCAACCACTACGGCGCAACCGCCGACGGTCTGGTGATGGCATACCGCATCGGCGCGAAACTGCGCGACATCGATTCCTTCCAATACCATCCGACCGGCGTCGCTCATCCGCCGCACTTGGCGGGCGCGCTGATTTCCGAAGCCGTCCGTTCCGCAGGCACCAAACTGGTCAACGGTTTGGGCGAGCGTTTCGTTGACGAATTGCAGCCGCGCGATGTCGTTGCCGCCGCTATTTTACGCGAGTGCCGCGAAGGCCGCGGCGTGGTGCGCGACGGACAAGTCGGCGTGTTCCTCGATACGCCGCGCCTGATTGAAAACGATCCCGACGTATTGAACCGTTTGGTTACGCTCGGCCACGTCGCCCACAAATGCGGCATCGACCCCGCTGTCGAGCCTGTAATGATTCATCCGACCCTGCACTACCAAAACGGCGGCGTCGAAATCAACGGCGACGGCGCGACCTGCGTGGAAGGCCTCTATTGCGCCGGTGAAGTAACCGGCGGCATCCACGGCCGCAACCGCCTGATGGGCAATGCGCTTCTGGACATCATCAGCTTTGGCCGCCGCGCGGGTAAAGCCGCCGCAAATTGCGGACTGCCGCTGAAAAAAGTGCGCGGCGGTGTCGGACATGTCCACGATCTGCAACGCGAAATGACCCGCGCCGGACTGACCAGCGACATCAAAGCCCCCGTTTTATATCCCGACTACGGCAAATTCGATTTGCGCGAACACGCCAGTTTGCAGGAGCAACAATCATGA
- a CDS encoding 1-acylglycerol-3-phosphate O-acyltransferase: MHSQKAPFFTRLGRLFRLAVWLFRTGRHLRRIDAGNPAERDHAVITLGKGALEALDVELEIGTPPADNVKGVLVAANHVSWLDIFAMSAVYPSSFIAKQEIKDWPVLGKMGQNAGTVFINRNSRRDVEPINQAICAALKAGQNVSFFPEARTSLGLDILPFKAALFQSAIDADAPVQAVTLRYYDDAGKRTTVPSYAQVDLVRSLWRIVSMKKLRIRIDFAAPIRPGKDEDRFMLKDKVESSIRGVVLSDAHDSEK; encoded by the coding sequence ATGCACTCACAAAAAGCACCGTTTTTTACCCGTTTGGGCAGATTGTTCCGCCTGGCGGTATGGCTGTTCCGAACCGGAAGGCATTTGCGCCGTATCGATGCCGGCAATCCTGCCGAACGCGATCATGCGGTCATTACTCTGGGAAAAGGCGCACTGGAAGCCTTGGATGTCGAATTGGAAATCGGCACGCCGCCCGCGGATAATGTGAAGGGTGTTTTGGTGGCGGCAAACCATGTGTCTTGGCTGGATATTTTCGCCATGAGTGCGGTGTATCCGAGCAGCTTTATCGCCAAGCAGGAAATCAAAGACTGGCCGGTCTTGGGCAAAATGGGGCAAAACGCAGGCACGGTGTTTATCAACCGAAATTCCCGACGCGATGTCGAGCCGATTAACCAAGCCATTTGCGCCGCGTTGAAAGCCGGGCAGAATGTCAGCTTTTTCCCCGAAGCGCGGACTTCTTTGGGCTTGGATATTTTGCCGTTCAAAGCCGCGCTCTTCCAATCCGCCATCGATGCCGACGCGCCTGTTCAGGCAGTTACGCTGCGCTATTATGATGATGCCGGTAAAAGGACGACTGTGCCGTCTTATGCACAAGTCGATTTGGTGCGCTCACTTTGGCGCATCGTTTCCATGAAAAAACTGCGCATCCGTATCGATTTTGCCGCCCCGATTCGCCCCGGCAAAGACGAAGACCGCTTTATGTTGAAAGACAAAGTAGAAAGCAGTATCCGCGGAGTCGTATTGTCCGATGCACACGATTCCGAAAAATAA